A window of Rhododendron vialii isolate Sample 1 chromosome 11a, ASM3025357v1 contains these coding sequences:
- the LOC131308774 gene encoding uncharacterized protein LOC131308774, whose protein sequence is MEVGVDSPGAGRVSGVAMEFPATDDASFSPPPMPRRLRRRLLSEGKAAPSTVEEIEAKLRDADHRRQKFYESLSSKARPKPRSPSQSSSHEEDLGQRLEAKLQAAEQKRLSILEKAQRRLAKLDELRQAAKTGVEMRFRKECAELGTRVESRVQQAEANRMLILKAYRQRRATLKERTSESLLRVMARENKYKERVHAAILQKRAAAEKKRLGLLEEEKKRARARMLQVRKVAKSVSYQREIERRKMKDKLEDRLQRAKRQRAEYLSHRGRLQNTANWNKMQKQAEILSAKLARCWRRFVKLNKTTLNLAKAYDALNISERAVKSMPFEQLALLIESPATLETVKALLDRLEIRYKLSKPVSASNNPFTWNDIDHLLKRVASPSRRRTPRKSTPSKGVKRSGSMRELARSPVKLSRYQVRIVLCAYMILGQPDAVFSGQGEREFTLAKAAEKFVREFELLIRVILGGPIEVTEESDAYPRRLSLRSQLASFDAAWCSYLNSFVVWKVKDAESLEEDLVRAACQMELSMMQTCKMTQDGDNGALTHDMKAVQKQVTDDQKLLREKVHHLSGTAGIERMEFALSDTRMKYFQAVENGDSVGSPMHITSPIPPSFVASPSVSNADKRGKAVEDNQRPSSVVRTLFKDDSSSPSKEVSPSASSSRLDSQLHHSAEKFSMENELIVNEVLHEQHHTIADNLNVTSEDQSQMKAKIKETMEKAFWDGITNSMEQDEPKYDRVVELMREVRDEICEMVPQSWKADILEAIDLDILSQVLNSGQLDMDFLGKILEFALGTLQKLSAPASEDELKIAHQKKLKELAEICHGGNGSNHLHVVALIKGLRFVLEQIQALKQEISKARIKLMEPLLKGRAGLEYLNNAFANQYGPPSDASTALPLTKMWLSSVWDSKDQEWLEHTNALSVLTMSNESLSQRLLPSTTLRTGVGKMSGSQMIAVPSASKNATHGTGPDNRHPECKGEKVDLVVRLGLLKLVSGVCGLTQEALPETLKLNFTRLRGIQAQLQKIIVISTSVLVLRQTLLSEQMVRNATDLETILSNCIKQLSELLDSSEDVGINEIIKTLCKFAESDNSADGDDIKIQSRKNIMTRFLTKSLQDGDPVFSKVSRAVYSATRGVVLGGSGPGGKALAETALRQVGAAALLDDVVESATVVLVAAAVSCRVHGPWYEDLVEKM, encoded by the exons ATGGAGGTGGGAGTGGACTCGCCGGGGGCCGGCAGGGTGTCCGGAGTCGCGATGGAGTTCCCCGCGACGGACGACGCCTCCTTCTCGCCGCCGCCCATGCCGCGGCGGCTTCGGCGGAGGCTCTTGTCGGAGGGGAAGGCGGCGCCGTCGACTGTCGAGGAAATCGAGGCCAAGCTCAGAGACGCCGATCATCGTagacag AAATTCTATGAGAGCTTGTCAAGTAAGGCTCGTCCAAAACCAAGAAGCCCTTCACAATCTTCATCCCATGAGGAAGACCTTGGTCAGCGTCTCGAGGCAAAGCTCCAAGCTGCTGAGCAGAAAAG GTTAAGCATTCTAGAAAAGGCTCAGAGGCGCCTAGCTAAATTGGATGAGTTACGTCAAGCCGCCAAAACTGGAGTAGAAATGCGTTTTAGGAAGGAATGTGCAGAGCTAGGTACAAGAGTGGAGTCAAGGGTTCAGCAGGCAGAAGCAAATAGAATGCTTATTCTTAAGGCATACAGGCAACGGAGGGCCACTCTAAAAGAAAGGACATCTGAATCACTGTTACGAGTGATGGCTAGAGAGAATAAATACAAGGAGCGTGTGCATGCTGCTATTCTCCAAAAGCGTGCAGCTGCTGAGAAGAAGCGATTGGGATTGCTggaggaagagaagaagagagcACGTGCTAGGATGCTGCAAGTGCGCAAAGTTGCTAAGTCGGTATCCTACCAGAGAGAAATTgagaggagaaaaatgaaagataagtTAGAAGACAGACTGCAAAGG GCAAAGAGACAAAGAGCGGAATATCTGAGTCACAGAGGAAGGCTGCAGAACACTGCTAATTGGAATAAGATGCAAAAGCAGGCTGAAATTCTCTCAGCAAAGTTAGCAAG GTGCTGGAGACGGTTTGTTAAGCTGAACAAGACTACCTTAAACTTGGCGAAAGCTTATGATGCTTTGAATATATCTGAGAGAGCAGTGAAATCAATGCCTTTTGAGCAGCTTGCACTTTTGATTGAATCACCTGCTACCCTTGAGACTGTTAAAGCTTTACTCGACCGTCTCGAGATTCGCTACAAACTGTCAAAGCCAGTTTCTGCTTCGAATAATCCTTTCACTTGGAATGACATTGACCATCTTCTTAAGCGAGTTGCTTCCCCAAGCAGGAGGCGTACCCCCAGGAAATCTACACCAAGCAAAGGTGTCAAGAGATCAGGGTCCATGAGAGAACTTGCCAGGTCTCCTGTCAAATTGTCGAGGTACCAAGTGAGAATCGTACTATGTGCTTACATGATACTTGGTCAACCGGATGCAGTTTTCAGTGGTCAAGGAGAACGGGAATTCACTCTGGCCAAGGCTGCCGAAAAGTTTGTTCGTGAGTTTGAGTTGCTAATAAGGGTTATACTAGGTGGGCCCATAGAAGTTACTGAAGAGTCTGATGCATACCCAAGACGCTTGAGCTTGAGGTCTCAGCTTGCATCTTTTGATGCGGCATGGTGCTCCTACTTGAATAGCTTTGTTGTGTGGAAGGTTAAGGATGCAGAGTCCTTGGAGGAGGATTTGGTGAGAGCTGCTTGTCAGATGGAACTGTCTATGATGCAGACTTGCAAGATGACTCAAGATGGAGATAATGGTGCTCTTACTCATGACATGAAAGCTGTCCAGAAACAG GTTACTGATGATCAGAAACTTCTGAGGGAGAAAGTACATCATCTCAGTGGCACTGCTGGAATTGAACGCATGGAATTTGCTCTTTCTGACACAAGAATGAAATATTTTCAAGCAGTGGAGAATGGAGATTCTGTCGGGTCGCCAATGCACATTACATCTCCAATCCCTCCTAGTTTCGTAGCTAGCCCTTCTGTTTCTAATGCCGATAAAAGGGGTAAAGCAGTAGAGGATAATCAAAGGCCGAGCTCTGTGGTTCGCACCTTATTTAAGGACGACTCTAGTTCACCTTCCAAAGAAGTTAGTCCATCTGCTTCTAGCAGCAGATTGGACAGTCAACTCCATCATTCTGCTGAGAAGTTCTCCATGGAGAATGAACTTATTGTGAACGAAGTTCTACATGAGCAACATCATACAATTGCAGATAATTTGAATGTCACTTCTGAAGACCAAAGCCAGATGAAG GCGAAGATAAAAGAGACAATGGAGAAGGCTTTCTGGGATGGAATAACAAACTCTATGGAACAGGATGAACCTAAGTATGACCGTGTTGTTGAGCTAATGAGGGAGGTGAGGGATGAAATCTGTGAGATGGTACCCCAGAGCTGGAAAGCAGATATTTTGGAAGCTATCGATCTGGACATTCTCTCTCAG GTGCTGAATTCAGGTCAGCTAGACATGGATTTTCTTGGAAAGATTTTGGAGTTTGCGTTAGGCACTTTGCAGAAGCTTTCCGCTCCAGCTAGTGAAGATGAGCTGAAGATTGCTCACCAGAAAAAGCTGAAAGAGCTAGCTGAAATTTGTCATGGTGGAAATGGGTCAAACCATTTGCATGTTGTTGCACTGATCAAGGGTTTGCGCTTTGTCCTGGAGCAAATACAG GCATTGaagcaagaaatcagcaaagccCGAATAAAACTTATGGAACCACTTCTCAAGGGGCGTGCCGGTTTGGAGTACCTGAACAATGCTTTTGCCAATCAATATGGACCTCCCTCTGATGCCTCAACTGCTCTGCCCTTGACAAAGATGTGGCTTTCATCTGTGTGGGATAGCAAAGATCAGGAATGGCTTGAACATACAAATGCTCTCTCAGTATTGACGATGAGCAATGAGAGTTTGTCTCAAAGGCTTCTTCCTTCGACCACACTCAGAACTGGTGTAGGCAAAATGAGTGGAAGCCAAATGATTGCAGTCCCTTCTGCTAGCAAAAATGCTACACATGGAACAG GACCAGATAATAGACATCCAGAATGCAAGGGAGAGAAGGTTGATTTGGTGGTGAGGCTCGGCTTGTTGAAATTAGTGAGCGGGGTATGTGGTCTAACACAAGAAGCTTTGCCTGAAACTTTGAAGCTAAATTTCACCAGGCTTAGGGGTATTCAGGCTCAACTTCAGAAGATCATTGTAATTTCTACCAG TGTTCTAGTTCTGCGTCAGACTCTCCTCAGTGAGCAGATGGTCCGCAATGCAACAGACTTGGAAACCATCCTGTCAAACTGCATTAAGCAGCTTTCCGAGCTTCTGGACTCTTCCGAGGATGTAGGTATCAACGAAATCATCAAAACACTCTGCAAATTTGCAGAAAGCGACAACTCCGCTGACGGCGATGACATAAAAATTCAGTCGCGGAAGAACATCATGACGCGGTTTCTAACAAAAAGCTTGCAAGATGGGGACCCAGTGTTTTCCAAGGTGTCCCGTGCTGTTTATTCGGCCACCAGAGGAGTGGTACTCGGTGGAAGTGGTCCGGGGGGAAAGGCGTTGGCAGAAACGGCCCTCCGCCAGGTGGGGGCGGCCGCGTTACTTGATGATGTGGTGGAATCTGCCACGGTGGTGTTGGTAGCAGCTGCTGTGTCCTGCAGGGTGCATGGACCATGGTATGAGGATTTGGTTGAGAAGATGTGA
- the LOC131308783 gene encoding uncharacterized protein LOC131308783 encodes MRFLNLLRLRKSQNRIPGDTEGEGSDPGSERKTEKESSERRRGENESRPPDDDCCSICFGNFTVPCRAPCGHWYCGDCILQYWNHGAALKPCKCPMCSQPITRLIPEASFDHCQDVEVLQNVRKYNRIFVGGTYGLILKVLESPFLIKRIIREMMDPDVANNHLFKVRLFAILLGALYSVCHFDFLPTGHMDAINFFDNFGIGVVLILYMIGLYRRWRRLRLVRQLAIAQP; translated from the exons atgagattcTTGAATCTGTTAAGGTTGCGAAAGAGTCAAAACCGAATCCCTGGCGACACGGAGGGGGAAGGTTCCGATCCTGGTAGCGAGAGAAAGACGGAGAAGGAATCTAGTGAGAGGAGGAGGGGAGAGAATGAGAGCAGGCCTCCGGATGACGACTGCTGTTCCATCTGCTTCGGTAACTTCACTGTCCCCTGCCGGGCCCCCTGCGGCCACTGGTACTGCG GTGATTGCATTTTACAGTATTGGAACCATGGGGCAGCCCTTAAGCCTTGCAAGTGCCCAATGTGCTCTCAGCCGATTACCAGGTTGATACCAGAGGCATCATTTGACCACTGCCAAGATGTTGAGGTTCTGCAAAATGTTCGGAAGTATAACCGTATTTTTGTTGGAGGCACATATGGCCTCATTCTG AAAGTGCTTGAGTCGCCATTTCTCATCAAGAGAATAATTCGTGAGATGATGGATCCTGATGTAGCCAATAATCACCTTTTCAAAGTGCGCCTTTTTGCA ATATTGCTGGGTGCCCTCTACTCTGTCTGCCACTTCGACTTCCTCCCGACTG GGCATATGGATGCCATAAACTTTTTTGATAACTTTGGTATTGGTGTGGTCCTCATCCTCTACATGATTGGCCTCTACCGCCGATGGCGACGACTTCGACTTGTGAGGCAGTTGGCTATAGCCCAACCTTGA